The following are encoded together in the Salvia hispanica cultivar TCC Black 2014 chromosome 6, UniMelb_Shisp_WGS_1.0, whole genome shotgun sequence genome:
- the LOC125194831 gene encoding protein FAR1-RELATED SEQUENCE 5-like, whose product MELDNSCKVRCVPECPDELKPVVGKKFRTLEDGISFYNAYARVAGFDTRKQGNKAYREHVTWQYLVCNRQGVRKVDYTDQMNAREDFVHKRRRLSKRCDCLAKVTLKFVSDGGCSSYVVNEFVEEHNHVMIIMPHRRYMNLNRKLTELHKKFIWDCTKANIGPTMTFKFLKEFLGGYDTVGITVTDLRNAVTGMKAYVEGSDAQMLLDEMRRKKASSDAFSFHYELEKDNSLKCLFWCDAVCKRNYHMYGDVVAFDSTYNTNRYCMIFSPFTGKDNHGRPVTFGAALLSSEGTEMYSWLFKHFVESMGKHPRMIVTDQDKGMKAAIEKVFVGTRHRWCIWHIMLKLSDKVPKKMLDSDELKKEIKSCVWSETIEPQEFEETWLGIMERYGMEDVDWFKAMFDRRARWVPAYFRDFPMGSLIRTTSVSESENSFYKTFTKPRSNLVEFIMSFDHALESQRNASSKLDYLDSIGIPIMATELSFEKQASTMYTDHIFRRVQKEIVDACFHCPIDAIVKDEFFETFTLKDLYGKMWTVTYDKERDSYDCGCKLFTREGLFCCHIFVVLKNRDVKLIPEVHFNGRWLKSSLAKAVHGQVDIDSELMVAADPKQLAVNKMYEVLLGFGRKFEAKIETVFAFTEGVEELGKSIESYFPILSLVEKKSMIEEFYGRPRPAEIDVHPPKVVRTKGSCSRKKSKKEAAILKASKPKRRCGKCHEIGYHDSRNCGRQNEGKGKEKV is encoded by the exons ATGGAATTAGACAATTCATGCAAAG TCCGGTGCGTACCTGAGTGTCCGGATGAGTTGAAGCCCGTTGTAGGAAAGAAATTCAGAACTTTAGAGGATGggatttcattttataatgcttACGCGCGTGTGGCTGGATTTGATACGCGTAAGCAAGGGAATAAGGCTTATCGCGAACATGTTACTTGGCAGTATTTGGTATGCAACCGACAGGGAGTGAGAAAGGTGGACTACACAGACCAAATGAATGCAAGGGAGGATTTCGTACACAAGCGGCGTCGTTTGTCAAAGAGGTGTGATTGTTTGGCCAAAGTAACTTTGAAATTTGTTTCTGATGGTGGTTGTTCAAGCTATGTTGTTAATGAGTTTGTAGAGGAGCACAACCATGTCATGATTATAATGCCTCATAGACGTTACATGAACTTGAATAGAAAACTGACTGAACTTCATAAGAAGTTCATTTGGGACTGCACGAAAGCTAACATAGGTCCGACAATGACCTTCAAATTCTTGAAGGAGTTTTTGGGTGGATATGATACCGTGGGGATAACGGTGACGGATCTTAGGAATGCTGTTACTGGAATGAAAGCTTATGTGGAAGGGAGCGACGCACAGATGTTGTTGGATGAGATGCGTAGAAAGAAGGCATCGTCAGATGCTTTCTCATTTCACTACGAGCTCGAAAAGGACAATTCTTTGAAATGTCTTTTCTGGTGTGATGCGGTATGCAAACGTAATTACCACATGTATGGTGATGTGGTTGCATTTGATTCAACATACAACACAAATAG GTACTGCATGATTTTTTCCCCTTTCACTGGGAAAGACAATCACGGAAGGCCTGTGACATTCGGAGCTGCATTGTTGTCTAGCGAAGGAACAGAAATGTATTCCTGGTTATTCAAACATTTTGTAGAATCAATGGGCAAGCACCCAAGGATGATTGTTACAGACCAGGATAAGGGGATGAAAGCTGCTATCGAGAAGGTTTTTGTTGGAACCAGACATAGATGGTGCATATGGCACATCATGCTTAAGCTTTCTGATAAAGTACCAAAGAAGATGCTTGACAGCGATGAACTGAAGAAAGAGATAAAATCATGTGTCTGGTCTGAGACGATTGAACCTCAAGAGTTTGAGGAGACGTGGTTGGGAATAATGGAACGATATGGAATGGAGGACGTGGATTGGTTTAAAGCCATGTTTGATCGAAGAGCGCGTTGGGTTCCAGCTTACTTTAGGGATTTTCCAATGGGTTCTCTAATAAGGACTACTTCCGTCTCTGAAAGTGAGAATAGTTTCTATAAGACATTCACGAAGCCACGATCAAATCTTGTAGAATTTATAATGAGCTTCGATCATGCTCTGGAATCTCAAAGGAATGCCAGCTCCAAGTTGGATTATTTGGACTCAATTGGTATTCCTATTATGGCGACTGAATTGTCTTTTGAGAAACAAGCATCCACAATGTACACTGACCATATTTTTAGAAGAGTGCAGAAAGAGATAGTTGATGCTTGTTTTCACTGCCCTATTGATGCTATTGTCAAAGATGAATTCTTTGAGACTTTCACTTTGAAGGACCTATATGGAAAGATGTGGACAGTGACGTACGACAAGGAACGTGATTCATATGATTGTGGCTGCAAGTTGTTCACTAGGGAGGGTTTGTTTTGCTGTCACATTTTCGTTGTACTTAAGAATAGAGACGTGAAGTTGATCCCTGAAGTTCACTTCAATGGGCGTTGGTTGAAGTCTTCTTTAGCCAAAGCAGTGCATGGACAAGTGGACATTGACTCTGAATTGATGGTTGCAGCTGATCCAAAGCAGCTTGCCGTGAACAAAATGTACGAAGTACTCTTGGGATTTGGTAGAAAGTTTGAAGCCAAAATTGAAACTGTGTTTGCATTCACAGAGGGCGTGGAAGAGCTAGGGAAAAGCATTGAATCATATTTTCCAATCCTCTCACTAGTTGAGAAGAAGAGCATGATTGAAGAATTCTATGGTCGTCCAAGACCAGCTGAAATTGATGTTCATCCTCCTAAAGTTGTTAGGACAAAGGGTTCGTGCAGTCGAAAGAAATCCAAAAAAGAGGCAGCCATCCTGAAAGCTAGTAAACCTAAACGAAGATGTGGAAAATGCCATGAAATCGGTTACCACGACTCGAGAAATTGTGGTAGACAGAACGAGGGCAAGGGGAAGGAGAAAGTTTGA